AAATAGTTCAATGGCATAAAGGATTATAGTAATCTATATAGAgagagaattaaaaatatgaagataAATGTATATTAAATGAGAAGATATAAGAGAATTGGTCCTCATATGTCACATAGCTGCAGAGTTGTGGTCGGCCGGCGCCCGCCCTTGGTTCGGAGAAACTAGGATACCTCTTATAAATTACcttaaaaaaacataacattGAATCTTTCATATCTTACACTTGTATCAggaatacatgtatatatatctacaccattattttactttatcaaatattattcatttGAGTGCCAAATCTAGCATATGCATCAATTAATATTGTTTCAAAAGTGCCCAATTACAACAATGTCTTTAACAATCCAAACCCTTCCTTTTCACCTAGAAGATCTAATCTTGTTTTACTCATCCTGTCAAATTTTGACATGTTATTTATTCTTCTATTAAAGCTTCAATAGAAACGTTTctttaatttagtcctcaagCTGCTATAACTTCCTCACTCGTTCaatacaaagaagaaaaattgggtcattatcgagattaaaatcaattccttcCTTCTCATTTATTGTAcatgaaaaattgaataaaaaaattacattattgaTACTTGTATTAAAGGGTCGTAGACAATACATGAAAAGCAACATTGAGGGATACATTAGAGATATGattgtaaatatatttgttttaaaatcaataaattgaTTACTCCTCATTACCATAATCTAATTATCTTCAGGAAGTCTGAGTGAAAGTTCCAATAAGGatatatttttcagaaaatgaCAAATTTGTTACTCAACTACTTGAGGATCACATTGTAACCTTGCAAATTTAAAAGAgcaatcattttctttttctattcactTTGATAGTGAAATGAATAAGACTATCCAAGGCAAGCTAAACCCAGATATCTTCTAAGCTTCATcttatttgttttggttttacTCCTATACAAAGGCAAACTAAGATAAAATTTAGGCCTGGAATTGGTTCTATAGCCAAAAATATGAGTGATAAATTGACAATAAATGAACAAATGGAGTAAAACAGATAGATATCAAGTGGGTAAACTCGTTGATTAGGCTATCCCTATCTAATACCACGATTACAAGTACTATTGGATCTCTTGTTGTCAAACAAATGAGAACCAGCAGCCGGAGAAGAATCTTATGATCCATATAGCAAAAGCAAGGACTTAAACAACTGTCACATTGTTTGCAAacaaaatcatatcaaaattaatatgatacaAGAAATACTTATCTGTTAAGTTCTGCCCGTGATGGAACAACCGGTACCAGAAAATTCCCATACCATgaatcaaatttcataaaatttccgGTGCAGCCGTCTTGTTGTGCTTGAGCTACAGCAAAATTTTTGTCTTGTTGGATTCTGAAACTATTAATATCACTTGTTTGTACACCTGGAATCTGATTGGATAGACATATTATAACTTAAACAAGGTTTAAAAAGGGTAGAAAAATGAAACATCATGAGAATAGAAGCAGGAGAAAAGGCTTTACCCTCGAACTACTTGTTGGTTTTGCATCTTTGAGAGTCTTTGAAGCAGGTGAAGCAACAGtcctacaaaaataaaataaaatcccaagtAAGGACTCATCATGAGTTTATTCTTCATGAGCCAtggcatatgaacaatttaacaACAGAATGAAACAACATGATGCAACAAACTGGCAAGAATTTAAGTTCTCTTTGTTAGAGTGGTGTTATCCCacattagtttaattttagattGTCCATGATCTCACATTCAAGTTAGACTTTTCCACCTATTACCAATTGGCTTTATGTTACATGCTTAACATGATATTAAAGGACAAGTTTGGTAATGTTTTTCTTGCTTGTTATTCTCGTCTTTTACCTCTTCCAATTTTGTAATATGATAGGGTCTTCCATCTCCAACTACATGACATGGATGGGTGCCTGTTAAAGTGGGTTTATCCCATATTACTTAAATCCTAGATTGcctataatgttatattttagattGAATGCTTAACATTCTTTTTCTTGTGGAAGCTTTGGCACATTGCTTGTGAGATTGGAACTTGAGGCAGGGGATAtgaaataagaaccaaatcttttcttctatttagtaAGAAACAGGTATATTCTGGTTTTACGTCCGATTGTATTATAATTATAGTTATGCGGACATGTATTTTTTTGTGATTGTACTTGTAAACTCTTTCACAGAAAAAAGTGTGTTGAGACCGAGTATCTACTTTAGAGTGTCTCACTCCCTCAACTGAAGATATTGTCTCCGTGTCAAGGTTTTGTCTCCCATACTCGGAGAAGAGCCCAAAGGGGCTCACAGAGTTTGGTGATCGCCTCGGCTAGTGGAGATACAACGTGCAAACTCACGGGAGAAGTGTCAGTATtgtgcaaaattttaattatgcatACTGCACCTTAAGGGATTCGAACCATCAACCTTCGCATCCATGGTACCACTTGGCCCACGGGCACAATatgcataattaatattttacacAACATTGACACTTCCCTCGTGAGCTTGCAAATCGTATCTCACCAACTGAGGCACTCTTTAAACTCCGTGAGCGCATTTGGGCTCTGCTCAGAGTACAAGAAACAGAACTGCGACACAGGAACAAGACATTCCGTTGAGGGAGTGAGACAGTCCAAAGCAGATACTCGCTCTCAACAAATTGtcttgaatatttcaatttcatcccaAACCCTAGTTTGCCAATTCACATAATTTCTCCATCCATTATCAGCTTATCCTATGCATCAATTCCCAAGTACAAAACAAATGCTGAAAATTGAATTCTAAATGGAATCCCATccttcactaaaaataaaagttgaatttgCAAGCAGACAACTTACAATTTACCAAAagggaaaaacaaaatttcagtGAATAAGCTCATGCTTTCCAACACACTCTAAAAAGCAAGCATCAAGCAACTCAGATGCGCATATTTTTCTCAAGAGAAAGAAACacataaaagaaaaacgaaaaacCAAGAGCGCAGAGAGGCGTATAAAGAACATTACCGGCGAGGCGGTGGCTTAGGGATTTTCCTCTTCTTGAGTTCAGGTCCTTCCATTCTCTCGCTAATACCGgctttcaaatttttccaaatttataCGCACAGTTGGTGATATAGATCATGGGCCATCCCGCAATAATAAACTATTGCGGGTATGAGGCCTAAAACTATTAGGGTTGTCGGGTATTGTCAGGCCCATATTTGATGTGTTCATATCCATGTTTGTTTCCACCGGATAAATAAACATCAGGGTTCTCAAATCTTTCACTCCAAAATATTGGTGGTGCTATTTGGTTTTAATCGAATTAATCGATCGAAATTTAAttctgatttaaaaaaatatttaattatagatttatttgttgcattaatgaaattaagttatattgaaataatcaaaatttgatatttgagtgttattttagttatcaattaaatttaattgtgttGATGTgtgaaatttaataaagaagagaaacaaaggaGGAAATGGAGGTGTTGATGGAGGTTAGTTCATCCTATCTGGACAGAGAACCAGAGAGTATAGAGAATGAAAATAGTGGAAGTGTGAGTTGGAAGTAGAATGATAGAGTGTAGACTAGTATGCTTAGACAATAGATCCCTACTCCATCATCTTGGAGGATATTTATAGGCAAAGTTTCATGTTGGGTGAAATTAATGTGACGGATCCACTATCAGGTCATAATTATTGGATGGCATGCATTGTCATTCTCCTTGAGTTGTGGTACGAAATCGTTAAATACATGTAAGTTTTGGTGATCAAAATGATCACATTCTTAACAAAAGATCAGGTGATCGAAAGAATAAGTAATTAGTCTCATTGAGCAAGTACCTCCCGCTTGACTGGGTGATCGAGGCAAAAGGTTGAACTTCTGATAACTACCTGCTACCATGTGTCCCAAGGTGGGGAAGGTATAACAAATCATGTTAAGCTTTTAtactttttgttatttattttagatttttaatatgcattaatttgataattgataGCTCTTATAATCTTTATTCTCTTTtgcttttgatttattttcataatttagttgGATATATAGGattatctatttaaaaaattaaagaattgttaattttgtttcgTTACACACTTCGAATTAGATTAGATAATAGTTCACTCACAAtgtaaattacaattttatgtaataattttaaaaggaattgatataatacttaaatattattttagttaaaatagtaaaataaaattattaaaatcataatatttttggtttgaatcccactatatataaatatttttaaacttgtatATTGAAAGAcaaatttgctttaaaaataaCATCTACTGTTTTATAAAATGATCAACTTTTAGTAAATTCTCCGTTGAATAGCGATTTGGTTGAAATGTGGCATTTATGTtagaacattttcaaaatatatatagtattccaatagttataaataaaaagttataagtTACCAAAAGTTAtgtcacttaattaaaataaagggtaataattattcaagtagatatctattgaataattatgtttatggcTAAAGATATGACTACCCATTTGTGTAATTATATCCCAATGAAGAGACACGAGAcctcctataaataggagtaaaatttcattttcaggACACActgcaaaaaaatcaaaagtttctttatattctTTCATCATCTTTTATATTCCTAGATTGCTTTATAAAGAATTATTGCGGaaattatttatagaaattgatattATTGTTATGTTTAGCTCAATACTCAGTGGATTGTTACCGTCAGTGCAAAACGTCGATAGTCATtgggcttcattgtatcctcgagatTTATTTGCCAGTAACTCTTTTGCACATGATGGGGgcgaatagaaccttaaagaaaGTGATATTGATACAAGCTTTAAAGctttcattcatttcacataaatttattttatcccCACACACCtacaatttacttaataaaaaaaattaaatattaataaatatagatatattcAAAGGGTGGTTACAAAACTCATACAATGTGAATACGAAATGTagcacccctaacctgtatccgacGTCGGAACACGAtttcagagcattaccgaacttataaatcaaacaatcaaacaattcgaattcatttctcattcaatttaaaaatcattcaaattcattcatatagtccctAATACGAACCCTCGAGGTCCCAAAAAGACATTAAAAGtggttcgggactaaaccgagtacttaaggaatttttagaaaaatattgaaatatttcaaaGTGTAGggaacacacgcccgtgtggccaggctatgtgtttcacacggccaagagacatgcccatgtctcaggccgtgtgggcgtTCGAAATTGGGACACACGGTCGtttcccagcccgtgtccgaccctgtgtaactcactgacttaggtTACACGGCCaacccacacgcccgtgttccaggccgtgtacccttcgaaatggcctcacactcCCGTATGtcaagccgtgtgctaggccgtgtgaaagttggagggtatactgacttgtgccacatggccaagccacacgcccgtgtgctaggccgtgtgaacctaCTGACTTGTTTTCTATAGAAGTatcaggggacacacggccgtgtgtcacacacgactgagacacatgccagtgtctctgcccgtgtggacaaaaataggccattttccaagccatatttctcacccaacttggtaccaacctaaactTGACAATTTGCGTATAACCATGGCATAATTAGACgttcaaaaccaaccaatatcaagTTCATAACATGTTATAATATCACATACAATCATGATTCTCATAGGTAATTCAAAAGACCATTTATAACATGTCAAAATATGCTTCCAAAAtatacctaaatggtcaaacaTATATTTgagacattgtgcctaaaacttaGCATGCATACCACATctcaatttcaaccatttggtacccTAAATACCATTTCACAACAAGGCATTCACATAGCAACCATACAccacataacataaggccaattacatatatatacataacaaaatataccaaaacaagctaaatcaaatggctaaatacatgaccaaaacatataggctac
This genomic stretch from Gossypium raimondii isolate GPD5lz chromosome 6, ASM2569854v1, whole genome shotgun sequence harbors:
- the LOC105774564 gene encoding uncharacterized protein LOC105774564, which translates into the protein MEGPELKKRKIPKPPPRRTVASPASKTLKDAKPTSSSRIPGVQTSDINSFRIQQDKNFAVAQAQQDGCTGNFMKFDSWYGNFLVPVVPSRAELNR